A DNA window from Niabella yanshanensis contains the following coding sequences:
- a CDS encoding C25 family cysteine peptidase → MATRKNAPKKSAAPQKSKVPAKKTSGTPKTAKTVKKQPEALAGDALSAAKNGVITSKKFTAATVLKDNTLINMQAIGRHYKLNHAYKNVRNLKLNDPLYKRFDSYAEHRLKFKDYYQFLPLIEEMPRPSFNSNEAYLNSYSLFRFLKGRVLILVHKDVYAATRANVERFVLDLARDGYWATVHVVRGGGPSYIKNYIKGKSRAGVIMVGAVAPAWFEMTDDFDGADTEFPCDLYYTTLNGTWADADSDGKFNAVSGDMTPEIWLGRIWTPTQNGNDVTLINDYFDRNHRFRTGQLGHSRSALAYVEDDWVDFDDCEMDQMVPASFITKFTNPDTTDADLYKTEINKLRSFVQLCSHSSPHVHSFRIPSTNSKEWIYNSYFRDERSPNAHFYNLFCCSSARFTESEYIGGWYIFDKAGGEMSNGLTAIGSTKTGSMLFFADFYKPLGEGKCIGDALVSWWQARGNMHELWQRQWFYGMSILGDPTLTWSKGAVPVLNAPADGKVFSNYPRKTDFSWGAVGIPGATYSIEIDAFGAVKAGEWAAQSFKTFAVYHDIHGTSFTHNFVGAQPGRWRVRAKIGDRYCSWSPWRYFRYTI, encoded by the coding sequence ATGGCCACCCGAAAAAATGCCCCAAAGAAATCTGCCGCGCCCCAAAAATCAAAAGTACCGGCAAAAAAAACATCAGGAACACCGAAAACAGCAAAAACCGTAAAAAAGCAACCGGAAGCGTTGGCCGGTGATGCATTGTCTGCTGCAAAAAATGGTGTGATCACCAGTAAGAAGTTTACCGCAGCTACCGTATTAAAAGACAACACGCTTATCAACATGCAGGCCATTGGCCGTCACTACAAGCTGAACCATGCGTATAAAAATGTGCGTAACCTGAAGTTAAACGACCCGCTGTATAAAAGGTTTGATTCGTACGCAGAACATCGCCTGAAGTTTAAGGATTACTACCAGTTTTTGCCTTTGATAGAGGAAATGCCCCGGCCCTCGTTTAATTCAAATGAGGCCTACCTCAATTCTTATAGCTTGTTTCGCTTTTTAAAGGGCCGCGTATTAATACTGGTGCATAAGGATGTATATGCAGCAACCCGTGCCAATGTAGAGCGTTTTGTACTGGATCTTGCAAGGGATGGATATTGGGCAACTGTTCATGTGGTTCGGGGCGGAGGTCCTTCTTATATCAAAAATTACATTAAAGGTAAGAGCAGGGCAGGTGTTATTATGGTAGGCGCTGTGGCGCCGGCCTGGTTTGAGATGACAGATGATTTTGACGGCGCGGATACGGAATTCCCGTGCGATTTATACTATACTACGCTGAACGGAACCTGGGCCGATGCTGATAGTGATGGGAAATTTAATGCCGTTTCGGGAGATATGACGCCAGAAATATGGCTGGGTCGTATATGGACACCAACGCAAAATGGCAATGATGTCACGCTGATCAATGATTATTTTGACAGAAACCATCGTTTCAGAACCGGCCAATTAGGGCATTCCCGCTCAGCACTGGCTTATGTTGAAGACGACTGGGTAGATTTTGATGATTGTGAAATGGACCAGATGGTGCCGGCTTCTTTTATTACCAAATTTACTAATCCGGATACAACAGATGCGGATTTATACAAAACGGAAATAAATAAGCTGCGTTCATTTGTTCAATTATGCTCGCATTCTTCTCCTCACGTACATTCGTTCAGGATACCCTCAACCAATTCGAAGGAATGGATTTACAATAGCTACTTCCGGGATGAAAGATCGCCCAACGCCCATTTCTACAACCTGTTCTGCTGCAGCAGCGCCAGATTTACTGAAAGTGAATATATCGGAGGCTGGTACATCTTTGATAAAGCCGGAGGCGAAATGTCAAATGGGCTGACCGCCATAGGCAGCACTAAAACAGGTTCCATGTTATTTTTCGCAGACTTTTATAAACCGCTTGGAGAGGGCAAATGTATTGGAGATGCGTTGGTAAGCTGGTGGCAGGCACGGGGGAATATGCACGAGTTATGGCAACGGCAATGGTTTTATGGGATGAGTATATTGGGTGATCCTACATTAACCTGGTCGAAGGGTGCCGTGCCTGTATTGAATGCTCCTGCAGATGGCAAGGTATTTAGTAATTATCCACGTAAAACGGATTTTAGCTGGGGTGCAGTAGGTATACCTGGTGCTACTTATAGTATAGAGATAGATGCTTTTGGCGCTGTAAAAGCAGGGGAATGGGCTGCCCAGTCATTCAAGACTTTTGCAGTTTACCATGATATTCACGGTACCAGTTTCACGCATAATTTTGTTGGCGCGCAGCCGGGCAGGTGGCGTGTAAGGGCTAAGATTGGCGATCGCTATTGCTCCTGGAGTCCCTGGAGATATTTTAGATATACTATTTGA